One uncultured Carboxylicivirga sp. genomic window, ATGTGTGAGAAATTAAAAGAGCTGATACCTCGTCAACAGTTCGATATTGCTATTCAGGCTGCCATTGGTGCTAAAGTTATTGCCCGCGAAACAGTAAAAGCAGTTCGTAAAGATGTAACTGCCAAATGTTATGGTGGTGACATCTCACGTAAACGTAAACTATTGGAGAAACAGAAGAAAGGTAAAAAGCGTATGAAGCAGGTAGGTAATGTGGAAGTTCCACAAAAAGCCTTTCTGGCAGTACTTAAGCTTGACTAGACAAACATTATATATTACAAAAGCGCAAGGAATTAATTCTTTGCGCTTTTTTTTTAAAATTTATTCTCAATCTAATTTGATATAGAGTACCAACTACTTAAGCTTATTGAGTGTTTTAAAGAACCATTGCTGTCTTTTAATTGTATGCATGATAAGTAATACCGAAAGAACAACACCAACTTTATCATGTATTTCAATAATTTCTTTTCTCAATCCTTCATCCCCTTTACTCATAAATATCATCCAGGAAATAAAACCGCTAATTGAAACAATCAGGAATACAATACTTAACGCAATAACCTGTAAGTTTCTCTTAAAAAGTTTTTTATTAATTATTGTTTTCAACCATTTCCCATGTAAGGCCCAGTGACAGATGATGAATATTAAAAATAAAACTACCGACGCTTTATGCACCTCTGTCCAATTCTTATAATTTAAGCCAAAAATCTTAACTCCGTAGTTCATTACATAATTTTGACCTATATGATAATTTAGCTGAATTAATATACCTGACAAAACAGTTGAAAGTCCGGTAATAAATATGATAATATTAACGATTAGTTGATTAATCATTTTTATGCCCTCCTTGTTTTAAAATGACTTGAGAAGCACATACGTTAACACATCTCATACAACCAACACATTTATCGCCTCTAACTACATTTACATGTTTATGCCATAAAATATTAACACCACTCAGAACTTTATTTGAACACACAGATATACAATTCCAACATGCAATGCACTTATCAAATTCTATTTTTATATACGATGTTTGCTTGCTCATTTGTCTTTTTAGGACAAAACTCATCAAACAATAGCCTTTCTACGATAACAAATGTTAATAAATCAGAGTCACTTTCGGTTTCTTATCCTGCTAAGAGAGATAGGTGTAATACCTAAATAGGATGCGATATAGTGTTGAGGTACCCGTTTGATTATTTCCGGGTGAGTCTTAAGTAAATTATTGTAGCGTTCTTGAGGTGAGTCCTTTATTCGTGATAGAAATAATTGCGAATAAATATTAAACCGCTGAAAGATTAACTTATGAAATTGATCTTTCAAATCAGGATTAGACTTAACAAACGACTCAAAATCTCCTTTAGAAATAGAATAGATTGTTGATAATTCAATGCTTTCTATGGTAAAAAGACTTGGTTTGTTATTTATAAAACTATCAATTGAAGCCACTGCCTGATTCTCAAAAAAGAATTGGAAAGTAATGTCTTTACCATCTTTATTAAACCATTCACGCAGGCAACCTCTTTTAATAAAAAAGATATTGGATGCAACTTCTCCCTCTCTGAGCAAAATAACTTTGGGTGATATTTCCTTTTTAATTGCAAGCTCCTTAAAATAATCCCAAATCGTTTGATAATACTTTATGCTATCAAGATGCCTTCTGCTCATTATTTGAGAATCTTCAAAATTTGAAACCAATATAACTCAAACTACCCGCACATTTTAATCAGCTTTTTTCAAAATCCACTAGATTCCTTATCCTTCTTCAATAGATTGTAAATGGTCGACTTTCCCATATCCAGTTTATCAGCCACCAGTAATACATTGTTATTATATTTTTTCAGATAATGACGAATAATCCTTTCAGTATACTCTTTCAAAGTCATTTCCTCATTAAAAAGATCTTCTTCTGATTGCGTTGAGTTAAAAATAATGTGCTCCTGATCGATAATATTGGAATTTGTCATTACAGCTCCTAATTCAACAACTGCTTTTAATTCACGAACATTACCCGGAAACCGGTGACTCAATATCTTTT contains:
- a CDS encoding Crp/Fnr family transcriptional regulator; translation: MSRRHLDSIKYYQTIWDYFKELAIKKEISPKVILLREGEVASNIFFIKRGCLREWFNKDGKDITFQFFFENQAVASIDSFINNKPSLFTIESIELSTIYSISKGDFESFVKSNPDLKDQFHKLIFQRFNIYSQLFLSRIKDSPQERYNNLLKTHPEIIKRVPQHYIASYLGITPISLSRIRNRK
- a CDS encoding DUF4405 domain-containing protein — translated: MINQLIVNIIIFITGLSTVLSGILIQLNYHIGQNYVMNYGVKIFGLNYKNWTEVHKASVVLFLIFIICHWALHGKWLKTIINKKLFKRNLQVIALSIVFLIVSISGFISWMIFMSKGDEGLRKEIIEIHDKVGVVLSVLLIMHTIKRQQWFFKTLNKLK